Proteins from one Corallococcus exiguus genomic window:
- a CDS encoding glycosyltransferase family 4 protein: MMRPRKLVTVSHSYVVTLNRRLANEMARVGAGRWDVTAVAPKSFHGDLSPLVLQRDPQEAVNLEGVPAYFSRSLHGFVYGPEVHAHLSRGADLVHLWEEPYVLSGLEVALMTPAHVPLVFCTFQNLAKRYPPPFAQAERFVLRRAAGWIAWGQTVHDNLLARPGYEQRPSRFIPVGVDVEHFRPDPEAGRAFRERLGWTSEGPPVVGYLGRFVPEKGLRLLMDALNRMTTPWRALFVGGGPLEVDLRAWAARHGDRVRIVTGVKHAEVPRALNAMDVLCAPSQTTPAWKEQFGRMLAEAFACGVPVFASDSGEIPHTVGDAGRILPESYGGAWITALEELLESPAQRQELSTRGRERAVSRFAWPVVAKAHLDFFEQVLERKA; this comes from the coding sequence ATGATGCGTCCCCGGAAGCTCGTCACCGTCTCGCACTCCTACGTCGTCACCCTCAACCGGCGGCTGGCCAACGAGATGGCCCGCGTGGGCGCCGGCCGCTGGGACGTCACCGCCGTGGCGCCGAAGTCCTTTCACGGGGACCTGAGCCCGCTGGTGCTCCAACGCGACCCTCAGGAGGCCGTGAACCTGGAGGGCGTGCCCGCGTACTTCAGCCGCTCGCTGCACGGCTTCGTCTACGGGCCGGAGGTGCACGCGCACCTGTCGCGAGGCGCGGACCTGGTGCACTTGTGGGAAGAGCCCTACGTCCTCTCCGGCCTGGAGGTGGCGTTGATGACGCCCGCCCACGTGCCGCTCGTCTTCTGCACGTTCCAGAACCTGGCCAAGCGCTATCCCCCACCCTTCGCGCAGGCCGAGCGCTTCGTCCTGCGCCGGGCCGCGGGATGGATCGCCTGGGGCCAGACGGTGCACGACAACCTCCTCGCGCGGCCCGGCTATGAACAGCGCCCCTCGCGCTTCATCCCCGTGGGCGTGGACGTGGAGCACTTCCGTCCGGATCCGGAGGCGGGCCGCGCCTTCCGCGAGCGCCTGGGCTGGACGTCCGAAGGGCCGCCCGTGGTGGGCTATCTGGGCCGCTTCGTGCCGGAGAAGGGCCTGCGCCTCCTGATGGATGCGCTCAACCGGATGACCACACCCTGGCGAGCCCTCTTCGTCGGCGGAGGCCCGCTGGAAGTGGACCTGCGCGCCTGGGCCGCACGCCACGGAGACCGCGTGCGCATCGTCACCGGCGTGAAGCACGCGGAGGTGCCTCGCGCGCTCAACGCCATGGACGTGCTCTGCGCGCCCAGCCAGACGACGCCCGCGTGGAAGGAACAGTTTGGCCGCATGCTCGCGGAGGCCTTCGCGTGTGGCGTGCCCGTGTTCGCCAGCGACTCCGGAGAGATTCCGCACACCGTGGGCGATGCCGGGCGCATCCTGCCGGAGTCGTACGGCGGTGCCTGGATCACCGCGCTAGAGGAGCTGCTGGAGAGCCCCGCTCAACGTCAGGAACTGTCCACACGAGGCCGCGAGCGAGCCGTGTCCCGCTTCGCCTGGCCGGTGGTCGCGAAGGCGCACCTCGACTTCTTCGAGCAGGTGCTCGAGCGCAAGGCCTGA